GGCATAAGTGAGAGCGAGAGAAGTGGTTTCAAAGCTTGCAAAGAGGAGCACAAACATGAGGTCCAGAGCGATCGCTTCAGTGAGGATTGTTCCCTCTTTCTTAAGTTCTTCAACAATATAGTCAAAGAAATCTGTTTGCTGTTTCCTTTGCATTCTCCGTCTTTCCTGCAGCATGTTCTTCAGCATCTTCATTGCCCTTTTCCTACCCTgaaaaatatcataaacaaaTGTTACTTTTCAATCTTTGGCATCGTCAAAAGAAACTATTTTGTatgatatcttttgttttttgttttaatttgggtTGGCCTAATATATAATACTAGTCACGTTATCTTAGCATCTCCAATATAATTCTAATCATAGGACTAATTACAAGTTGCTTAGGATTGCGCCGTTatatagaaagaaaattggTTGAAGTTGTCAAATTCATGTATTATTGTAGGATCCACCATAAGTGAATTAAACAACTATATACCGTTGGAGGTGCGCTTTTATAATGGCAAAAATTTCAAAGGAGGAACCCACATATATATAGCATATGAGGTGAAGTAAAATTAATGACTAGCGTTGGTTGGTGATGGACTTGACTTACCTGCAGACATTTGTGATAAGCTGTTCCTTGAATGTCTAAGGGGAAGGAGATGAGTCCTTGTATAAATGCAACAAAGTTGTCCCTTAAATTCTCCGAGGACTTAGTTGAATCATAACTGATGAGTTTTTTCGCGGTCAAATCAAATATCATCTGCATGGGAGAGCATATACATAGCAAACCATGTTAGAAATACACGGAATTATAGAAAAGGAGACAGATGAAAATAAGAGTACTAGTTAACTAGTGTAATAATGTTACCCTTGCTGTTGCTTCCTTCAGTTCAACACTGTCCTCACATGACCACTGCTCTAATGTTCTGCATGTTGTTTGTTCAAGTTCTGGGAGCATCTTTTTAAGGCTTTCATGACCAAACAGATTGAGCACCATGTTCTTAAGGTACTTATACATAAACCCATGTAAGGAGCCAACATTTTGTTTCCCAAAGATTTCTGTGAATGTGTCTGGGTACCAGCTTTGGAACACTTTCCCCTCTTGTTGGAAGATGAAGTGATTAAGATCAGGGTCTGTTGATACTACAACTGGTCGTCCAACCAAGTTGGTCTTGAAAATTGGTCCATACCTGAATGACTCAAAATGGATATTgatcatatataataagtttactTCTTTAGAAGAATGTTTCTAATATTAAGTTGAGATTAAAACACACGCACACATATATATACCTTTTCATTCTCTGCTTTATGAAAGGAGGAATACCAGAAGTGGTGTTAGGGGAGAAAAACTGAAGGGACTCACCCAGAAGGGGGAAACCCATTGAACCTGGAGGGAGTTTTCCATTGCAACTAGGATTTCTCCATCTATAAACCCAATGTGTTATGCCTATAATAACCAATGCTCCAAGACAAAGAGcccacatttttatttttgaaaaataaaaaggaatggAACTCGTTAATAAGAAGAGAGGAgatgataataatatataagattaaaagaGTGAAGTAGTGGAGAAAAGAATGGACAGATTCAGAGAGCCAGAAATGAAGAAAGTGGGTAAGGAGGGAAGAATGGGCAGAAAGGAGTAGAAAGTGCTGGCAATGCATACCAGAATCTCAGAAGATGTTCTTAAATAAGCAGGCCACTACTTAGAActagttgaagaaaaataataatatattaatttcggCTTCCTTTGGTTTTTGGTGAAGTTGGTTGTTCTAAAAAGCTGTACTAGTAGTTGGAGATAGATTAGAATAATTGGAATTATATCTGTCTAATAGACCACTTATTGCTATGTCAACGGGGCATATATGATGTGTCCAAGGGCCTTGCATGATGATATATATGAATCTTACCGGATGCTTCCTCTCCCCACGTCTTCGCTCTTGGAAggaaacttttgttttttttcattatccCGAATGCTGTAAATGGTCCATGTTACACCAAACTGAAGATGAAGCACGAGGCAGTTTTTTAGGAGATTTTGCGGGTATTGCCTAGATTTTATTAGGTTTTAAAGAATCTCTCTGACCAAACTAAGCATCTCAAGTAAATCTTTCCTTGgatcattaaatgcttcaagtAATACTAAACTTCTAATTCCTTTTGTCCAACTTGAAATCTTTCCAATATCTATGCTAAATTCTCAATCTCACTGATGTTGATGCTCGATCTGTCTATTAGATCTTTTTTCCTCTGCAGCTAAATGGATAACCTCATCCTAACTAAAATGTAATGCCTTAAATCTCAAGATATAAGTTATTAGTGATTCCCTTCCCATTGCCCCCATTGGATGGTTCTAGTGAATCCAACTACTATTCAACACGGTCTTGTTAttaattttggagacaaaattaACAGATGCTAATCTAGCTAGGTCAAAAGAGAGGATGATACAGTATTAATTTCATCTGGTACAAGAGTTTAACTCATTGAGCGCCGTCCCATCTGCCCATTGAGCCACGGACTTTACCAATTAGCAGCAATTACCACAATATAGGTAGGTCACTGTGAATAATGGCCGAGCATTTTGGCTTTTCAATTATCTTAATTTGAATTAGGTGTCACTAATAGAGTACTCGATGACTTTTGTAGATAAATTCCTTTAAATAATGTACAGATATTTTATGAGTTACGAACTATCAACATCTTCAAGGTCGTAGTCTGTAAAGCTGATCTTTGACTCTTTGTTGCCAGAATAGTACAGTACGCTGTATTTGGATGCTCTTAGATGTTTTCTTGGAACTGTAGTATATGCTTGGAcaatatttcttcttttaaatagtttaagaaagcatacattatgtaaaaaaaattatacttttaactaattaaaaattatcattgatgtgatttttaattattataaaaattaataaacttacatGTTTGTCTGTGATTGAATTATactgcatatattatttattctttataaaatttatataattgctAAAAACAAAACACCATTTAATATGATATCACATACAACTCAATTACACACAAACTCTTAAAATTCCAATATAATTGTGATTAATACATTGTCCtgttctcttttatttatttatttgtggtGGGGGGTTGGACGGGGTGCCAATTTATCCATTTCTAAAATTTGATATCTTCCatgcttaaaaattaaaatgattgaaCAGGTAGTCTTGCTGTAGGATGACATAGATTGCTTAACTGtttggcataaacttgaaaagctACTATTGAGAAGGAGCAAAACAATGTCAGACCAATGAATCTTATTTAATTCTAGTTCTCAACTTGTTTTATAATGAATATTGTGAAGATGCTATGAAGTCATCTAAAAGGTTTGTTTTAATTCTCTCCATACTCTCTCTCCCTGTCTCCCCACTTTTGTTTTAAAGAATAGACTAAAATGTGTATGGTTTTCTAATAACTATAGGATATTTCTAATGTTTTGTGGGAATTGGATGGTGTATAAGGGTCCTACTTGTCTGAATTTATGGCATAAAATCTTGAGGTGGGTCCCCAAATGCAGCTGGTCCAATTCAAAGAGATATCCTGCAACATGTTCAACCCCGTTGGTTCACTTTGTTGAGTGTACCGATATATCATATATAGTTGACTCACTATTgattaatatgtatatattcaaaattttattcacCAGGCTTCATTCATATTATAGTGTAACTAGACACAGTTACGTACCCGTCCGGTGGTTTGGACGTTCCAATATCTGGGATTTTTTTTGTCAGTGCAGATTTATTTtgacaaaaagtttatatatttaaaggaGGTCCGCCCCTGTACAAAACCTGCAATATAAACGTACATATGGGTCACAGAGTCCAACCATAATAGTTAGTTTCATTATATTTCTAATTAAGTAGCTTGTTTTCtaattatgtatataaaaaagattttattaaaagagaCAAAATCTATttagaggatttttttttttgaaaggtacTTAGATGATATTTATGCTTTGAAGATTAGTCTCatagtttttaattatgaaaatatcaggcttttgaaatatatataaaagtaaattagcAATAGAAATTATGAAATAGATACAGATGGGTCTTAAGAGTCCAATACGGCTTCATTATGTGGTACAGGGAATAATTACAGAATGGGGCATCCTAGTTTTCGATTGCTAAAAGTCCAAAGCCATTGGTGATTAGAACTTCCTCAGATAATACGAGCCAAAATAGAAGTGGTAAAGCTAGTTCTGTATCCCTCATTTTTCAGCTCTTTTTATACTTGCATGAGCCATGAGGTTTTCTGACAACAATCTCTATGACAAGGATATATAAGAAAAGACTGAAAAATGtcattaatatgtttttaatcctaTATTTTCATATCGATAAACTTAGTAAATTTAGTCCattatttctatataaaaaaagataaatatgttttcaaagttaaagagaaattgaattcatatattctaaaaaaagataaatatgttTTAGAAGTTAAAGAGAAATTGAATTCATATAttctaatgtttaatttttttgtcagaaactatttattgaatttgttaTTAGTTGCTCTTTtcgtcatttttttaatttatggacAACTTTAGTCCGTTCTAATTTTAATTGCTCATATATTtagttattatgatttttttaattgttaaaattaaattcttcacctcaaatttatctaataatttaaaatatagcaTAGGTGTAATGTgacattgaaaaaatattataaaatatttaaataaaaataaaaaaaaccataaaagtGGCTTCGAAgtgtttattttatgtattgattttattgtttttatttgttaaaaatattttatacatttttctttttcgtaATCTATATAAATCAATATCACATCACATATCCATTATTTTCCTATTAATTACAGCATGAAATTTAGAATTAGagacttaattttaataattagaaattatgataaaaaatattattaatcaaaatcacACATATATGTTAATGTATAGAAACAAAaagatgcaattttttttttactttgtctcAGTTATCTACTGggcttaattattatttgtttggcAATGCTGGgtttaataaataatgtttcTCAGCATATGGAGATTTTGtccaataattaatgatttcataaaaatttcagcgtgtaaaaattatttaatgcgGATATAACTTTGATATACTTATTACACAAACGCCACGCCAGTGAATCTTACATCATAAATCATAGATTTAATGCATAACAGatttaaattaacaattaatgaataattataaaatgcAAGTCTATACTTGCAGGATGCATGTGAATAACGCTGATACAATAAATAGTTGTATGTTGTGCTGTATACGAACCAGAGATTTTTTAGTTTACTTAAATATACAGTGGACACGTTACACATAGCTGCCTTCTTACAGTTACCGAAATAACCGCACGTGCGTTTGCGCGTGCATACCTGCATAAGGTGGGGATCGAATTAAGATTCatgagaaaatgaatttttagagCTTAACATTAAAGAGTTTTGTACTAGTTGGGACGAGGTTCTAAATAATATGCTCGTAAATCTCTAGTCTCATATAAATCATTTGCTTTTGATTGAATATTGGGGaagaaaactaatttaaatatgtattttagtCTGTAAATAGTGTTgcgaaaattatatttcttcaataatttttttaatttgttattaaataatcacattgtctttaaaaaaataatggcaTAACTAAAGCAATTAAATCCTTTAATTTATACTCCATTTGCTCCAATGGAATGAATGGAGTACAGTCATGAAGActaggaaaaaacaaaaaagcttAATCCGTAAATCAAATAATTGCTAGAATTCTGCTCCTCGGAACACATGTTGGACATGTTATCTTAGCATAAAATGCTTAATAATAGATAACCTGATAATTGGCGAATTTAATATGCCAGGTTACCCACTGAAAGCGATTTACTTAAGATTaaggtctctctctctctctctctctctctatatatatatatatatatataatgtggaACTAAGATTAATATAATGTTATACATAGTTAACCGTATCAATCAATGATCAAGAcactatatattattatattcctCAATATGGAAAGTTCAATCCCTGAAATGCAAGTCTCTTAGTTCTCGATCTCAAGTTCCTTCTGTCTGCCTTAGTATATTActcctttcatttatttataattgttatcattattcaaagaaaaatttgttttaCTTATCTACAtatctaaaattatatatttttatataaaaaaataaattctctatacgattttttttataaaaaaagagggCGATGGTGCCTGGGGCCACCCTCGCTCTACTTAATTAAATCTGTCCCTGATAATTTGTATTTGCTCTATGTTTATTTAAAGCTATTCACTTGGACTCTTTGCagaataattatgttttttaataaaacaacaaaaatctgttttattatatatttaatgagcaagaaatataaattaaaaaaaattgttacaattATGCAATTGTTTATAATGATATATACTATTAACTTCGGTGTctagagtttaaaaaaaaatggtaaaggTGCGTTTTTTTGGTAAAGAtcgaaaatttattttaagcacTTGAATGTTGgaagtgattttttaaaaataattaccaaattaaaattataataacataataagtatttttttagaaaataaaaatttatagtgTGAATTTACCCGCACTCAAGCGATTTTATAGTGTTGGaaagttttgagaaaaaaaaacatatttaaacgcCTATAAATGAGGTGACCCATGACAGGAGTTATAAGAGTCGTACGTAAATTATGGAGCAGGAAAACAAGACCCAGTCCACAACTTGATATAGTTCCTAGATAGAATGAAAGCCTCCATTTCTATGCAACAATGCAAAGCAATCTTATTTCAGGTTCAATGATGAAATTTGCCGGCCGGGAAGACGGacatatttctctaattaacaTTGCTCCTGTGTATACGTAATAACTCTTGGACGAGCCAAGTTTAACGTTAATATTGGATTATCtccatatttaaacaaaataagatGTAAATATAGCGTAgggttaaaaaatagttttaaagtgTAAAATATTTCCATGGTAATTGTGTCACTTGGTCAAATAATTCTTTGGTCATTACGGTCATTAAGACATTGGCCTTTCCCAAACCAAGGCTAACATGTGTCgccattttttgttgttgaatgaACATTTGTTGCCTTTTAATAATCTTGGTGTGAACATACATTAATTATGAAGCCAATCTAATCTAATTATATTTAagcgataattttttttcttcttaaagttacttttttaaaaaaaggaatatACTTATTTCAATTCATCCAGAATTAATGATTgggtataaaaaaaacttaattattgtCCCCAAATtggggtatttttttttttagtttctgaaatttaaaaatattttttttagtttctaaattttgaaaaactattttttttttatctctgacataataaattgacagttttcaaatgtaaattcaAGCATTTTGTGGTAATTTTTTAGTACTTTATTGtagttttcaaatgtaaattcaaatggttaaaaaaagttaatttaaaacaGTTAAAAACCATCAAAAAGTGTCAAATTATTAAGTCggggacaaaaaaaaatgtaattttcaaaatttaaagactaaaaaaaaaatttaaatttcaaggactaaaaacatacatacccaaaattcaaaaactaaatcaataattaaacctaaaaataaatatgctaaAAACATAGTTGCAAATATGAAATCCAGATGCCCTAGCTAAAGACTGAACAACTTGGTTGATTTGTCTCCGAATCAAACTTATCCTAAAGTTTGTAAAGAGATTCAATATTTTGGTAAAGTTACTATTAACcacatgtttttctttcatatatatCAAGTATTTTGAAAAGATGGAAATTTTAGCAATGTTTATTAACCTATTCAATTCAATACAAActgcaatgaaaaaaaaaaaatagccaaacaaattaaaaatgaaaacaaaaaaaaaaacatttttacaattaattagattggaatttttaaatctaaaataaattaaactttgttCTGTATTTAAGAATATCCAATTTACTGTATAAATAGTAGTAAGAATATCAAAATAAGAGATTATtcattgtattaaatatttattttattatattctcGTTCGAGATATGACTTGAGCGTCATAATACTTTGACAAGTATCCCGCTTTCTTGACTGATGAATATTGGATATTTGATTACCCATTTTCAGGTacattcaataattaattatatggtCATATGATCAATAACTTATACTAGCATATGTTATTTAAGggattgtaaaattatttttaacttacatGCAAATTGAATTATGTTATGAGTTCTATATGAGATGTGATGTTTggtattaaattattttgtgtattttatcatttattttaatatttaatttttagtctctttttttaaaatccaaaaatcacaatctaatttaaaaattttaaattggatttcaaaattaatttgattataaaaataaaattaaagtaattgaatttgatattttgtctccaaaattaaTCCAATTTAATCCATAAACAGCTACTTAGTTAGTAGGATTACTCCCATCATTGATTATAGTTAAACCACCAAACATCTTATAATCCCTCGCATTCAGGAGCGGGCCTATGCATTAGGCAAGGGGTCCATGGccccctcatttttttttaaaatttcataattaatataaatattttaatcattaagttttttattttgttaatttttaattattagataaaattttaCTCTACTTTAAAAGGCTTTGTTACGTGGTCTGTTTGACTTTTCTTTACAGTTCTAATGAATGTTAAATAATTATCCTTATAAAAATATaggataaaatttgaaatttaatttaattttaatgtatttaaaattttaaattttttttattagtaaaagtgtagaaaatatgatattgatattaacaaattaatttatgtcatttcaatattaaataattaaataaattttcttttaaataagtatttttattaacaaattgcttaacttacaaatattttatttctctttcctaaaaaaatttacCCGTATGAATGGAAGATGATAGCATCTCAAAATCGCATGTAGatgatctaataattttttttattaattcaacaTATCATATTCAATTATGTATTCAATATAGATTTACACAACTATATTATAAGAATTTAATGGGTACACATTAGTAATATAAAAcagttttatattatcatttaatcacaaatcattatttatatgatttttaagttaattattataaaaattaataaattcattacacattaatttattgattaaatcattatataaaactattttatactattaatacatatttctttttcttacattttaatattaGCATACATGTTTTtgatagttttatttgtttttttatatatctcataaaaaaagaagtttttatttatttattttcatgtatgttaatttgtattgtatgcataaaaatgtaattaatttaaacatttatttacataatttaattattttaatttctattattcaCTGTTTTCagtgacaaataaaaataaattttcagaaaatttgtCATTAATGCCTCTCCTAATTTTTTATCCTAAGTCCGCCCTGCTCACATTTCCCATCAAGATGTGACAATAAATAACCACTAAGACATCAAGATTGGTAATTATCACGAGGGATATAAACAAGTAAAGTCAAGTATTTGAAGGTtaagtttatcattttttttatctctttttttatcacacatttataatatttatatgctTTTACTTTTATCTCTCTCATTAGATTTCAAATAGCATTTTTGGAGTCTGAcattattttttgaagaaaaaaaaatggattgttCAAGTTGAACTTGATAAATGAGTCTAACTAAAAACTTAAACTTGGCTTAAAATTTGCATGGAAAGTGAATCCTTATAATATAACTTTCTGCCATTGTCCACCTCGCTCCTCAATCAATGCCATGATAGCAGCTTACCAGAAAAATTACCCAATTTTTAGCGTGGAAAATTCGGGCCAcctcaaatcaattttttttttaagaaaaaaaagttgttttagaaaaatttaaacGAGTTATATCAGCTGTGATGAAGCACATCGACTCACTTCATCAATCTAGCTTTTAAAACTCGAACATGCATGTGACAATTCATTTTGGTGGAGTCAGGTTCGGTACTGAtatattaataactaataagtaCATTGCAAGTTTTACATATTTCGGCTTTGAGTGGCCAACTGCATGTTTGTAGTCTACCCATCTCACCATTTCAAGTTCCAACAAGTAATAATCTATTAGGATCTTGTCTTAAggacattattaattaaaagaatcaataatacaaaattattactaaaaatttcgttaaaaatatattgatttttttacatgctaagaatttaaaaatatatattaaaaatcaagataaattaaaatattttttcattttttttttttgcattttcttaGTCATTAATAAACTAGTTAACATTTGGATAGACTATAAAAGTCCAGTTGCTCAACCGACCAAAATAAATGATGCATATGTCTTGGATCTAGGAGTAGGTCTGAACACTCCGAATTCcaaatctatatatatactGAAGGACTATAGGGGCATGGCTAAGGCTAAGTGAGGAACAGAATACAAAATTACTGAAACAGCTGAGGATCATCAATTAATTAACAATGAAATATGTTTTGACTGTTTTTGTgtcattgttattttaatttgaagaaCCTATACAGTATAAGGCATGCTCCATATATTCCGACAGGTCGTCCCCCTCGTGCTGTTAGTAAGTATGTCAGTTATCGACATCTCTTTCACCCAAGCCAACAACCCAACTCAAATACTAATCAATAACTACTAATATTTAAACAAGATGCCTTATCAATAAGTACGTATATGCGGAGATATATGAGCCAAATGTGTTTGAGCTATAACCTAAATTAAATGCTATAATTTGTAGCAGAAAAATTGCACTTTATTTTCATACATCAAATTAATAAGTACGCACAAGAGCGGCCAGAGAAGCACTACAGTATGATATTATGGCTGTCTAATATTCTTGTAAAACCTGCTTCTGACAATCTTTTTCATGTTTGCATGCAGAGTTGCATTATTCAAATGCTAACTAAATGCTTCATCCACGCAAATAATTTGTACAATGGAATTGAAGGGAAACTCACACTCATAGATATCCTGAAGTTGAGATTATATATATTAGGATCCTCATAAAGGCACCGAAGAAAATGATCATTTGTAGTCTACTTCCAACAAGTTATTGTTCTATTTATTaggttaaattttttgaataggttgccaaaagaaaaaattatgacaatttatagcgattttaaaatattgattaaaaaattacatgattatggatttatttaaattttcttagtttatggaattatttaaaaaatctcaaatagtTCATAGTTAAAGTTCAACCTGATCGTCttctatgaaattattttaaatattttcaagatTGGCAACTTCTTATCTCTCGTCATGTTAGCCGTCAGAATATGTTCACAAGAAGATCAATGAAATGACTTTCTTTGTTAAACTCCTCTATCGtctggcttttttttttcttatttaaaaaaattaatgggtaCTCAGAATTTAGCCATATGGctcattaaaaatgtatttcatattaaaaataaggTCAGATACTCAGTAATGCCCAATCATGTGcagatttcatttttattcctaCTTTCTTTCTCACATaattgtttctctttttttataagaaaaaattataacaagcttttttaaatttttgtatcaAACCAAACTGTTTTGTAagttatttagttatttattttaaatatattttttgtctttattatttgtatagttgttttcaaatttatttaattaatactattaaaCATAAATGAATGTTTATAAATAACTAGTAAAATTAAGTTCTGTTGCATCGTGGGCCAAAAGCACAGACTGTTGTTTAAAAGACCCAATATGGGAGAGTCCATCGTTAACTTGTGGAGAGGTCTTGGAGGTCCATTTGGTGGATGGGTTAGGTAGCCATGGGGGTAACACTTGCATCGTGGGCCAAATCAAAGGTCCTGGTTCTGAGTCATCTCTTTTGTTTTCGTCGCTTACATTAAACGGCCATCGCTTgatgcttcatttttttttctttttgtgcaaAGAAGTCCAGTC
The nucleotide sequence above comes from Glycine soja cultivar W05 chromosome 11, ASM419377v2, whole genome shotgun sequence. Encoded proteins:
- the LOC114375513 gene encoding cytochrome P450 87A3-like, whose product is MWALCLGALVIIGITHWVYRWRNPSCNGKLPPGSMGFPLLGESLQFFSPNTTSGIPPFIKQRMKRYGPIFKTNLVGRPVVVSTDPDLNHFIFQQEGKVFQSWYPDTFTEIFGKQNVGSLHGFMYKYLKNMVLNLFGHESLKKMLPELEQTTCRTLEQWSCEDSVELKEATARMIFDLTAKKLISYDSTKSSENLRDNFVAFIQGLISFPLDIQGTAYHKCLQGRKRAMKMLKNMLQERRRMQRKQQTDFFDYIVEELKKEGTILTEAIALDLMFVLLFASFETTSLALTYAIKLLSDNPLVLKRLQEEHEAILKQREDPNSGITWKEYKSMTFTFQFINETVRLANIVPGIFRKALREINFKGYTIPAGWAVMVCPPAVHLNPDKYQDPLAFNPWRWEGVELQGASKHFMAFGGGMRFCVGTDFTKVQMAMFIHSLVTKYRWRPIKGGNILRTPGLQFPNGFHVQIMKKDQRKQQEP